A portion of the Sulfuricurvum kujiense DSM 16994 genome contains these proteins:
- a CDS encoding RrF2 family transcriptional regulator, which translates to MAGISTKGSYGLAAMYELALHYGQGHLQIRDIAEKANIPQNYLEQILATLRKEGLIQSIRGAGGGYLLAKAPNAIAVFEILVALEGELCNPTDERLQPILHLYWDRIREDMKNVFHETLQDLVDQGNALNQQSMYFI; encoded by the coding sequence TTGGCTGGTATTTCTACAAAAGGAAGCTATGGCCTCGCCGCCATGTATGAGTTAGCGCTTCATTACGGACAAGGGCATCTTCAAATCCGCGACATCGCCGAAAAAGCGAATATACCCCAAAATTATCTGGAACAAATTCTCGCAACCTTACGCAAAGAGGGATTGATTCAAAGTATTCGCGGAGCGGGCGGAGGCTATTTGCTGGCCAAAGCCCCGAATGCTATCGCGGTATTTGAGATATTGGTCGCGTTGGAGGGGGAGCTTTGCAACCCTACCGATGAGCGGTTGCAGCCGATTTTGCATCTCTACTGGGACCGCATTCGAGAAGACATGAAAAATGTATTTCATGAGACACTCCAAGACCTCGTTGATCAGGGCAATGCTCTCAATCAGCAATCAATGTATTTTATATAA
- a CDS encoding polysaccharide deacetylase family protein, with translation MTKFFALFTLIFQLFLFAESNVVYDIRGASPLLDANMSQFLDKWRNDTITPVQNGIYKNVLVNGDPSRKNIALTFDDAPDENNTYKLLDILKSHHVQGAFFMIGGTMRDTNATVVKRTFDEGHLVLNHTFNHPRLSDLNESTIVYQLDHAAMRMESITGHYPLLMRPPYGSINPIVVDTINAQGLTTVLWSLDSLDWTLKDPDAVVTNVLSNIRNGDIILMHRNPTSVGALAKVIEQLTSMGYTFLRLDELLGIKAYR, from the coding sequence ATGACCAAATTTTTTGCCCTTTTTACCCTCATTTTCCAACTCTTTCTTTTTGCCGAGTCCAATGTCGTTTATGATATTCGCGGAGCATCACCGCTTTTGGATGCCAACATGAGCCAATTTCTGGATAAATGGCGTAACGATACGATCACACCCGTCCAAAACGGTATATATAAAAACGTCCTCGTCAACGGCGACCCTTCCCGTAAAAATATTGCCCTTACCTTCGATGACGCACCCGACGAAAACAACACCTATAAACTCCTCGATATCCTAAAATCACACCATGTCCAAGGGGCATTTTTCATGATCGGCGGAACGATGAGGGATACCAATGCCACCGTAGTTAAACGTACATTTGACGAAGGGCATCTGGTTTTAAACCATACCTTTAATCATCCACGTCTGAGTGATCTCAATGAAAGTACGATCGTCTATCAGCTCGACCATGCGGCCATGCGTATGGAAAGTATCACCGGACACTACCCTCTCCTAATGCGTCCGCCATACGGTTCGATCAATCCGATTGTCGTCGATACCATCAACGCCCAAGGGCTTACTACCGTGCTTTGGTCTCTCGATTCGCTCGATTGGACACTCAAAGACCCCGATGCCGTTGTCACCAATGTTCTCTCCAATATCCGCAACGGCGATATCATCCTGATGCACCGTAATCCGACCAGTGTCGGCGCCCTTGCGAAAGTGATCGAACAACTCACATCTATGGGGTATACCTTTCTGCGTTTGGATGAATTACTGGGAATAAAAGCGTACCGATAG
- a CDS encoding ABC transporter permease, translated as MSFSLNRWWAIVLKEFLQLKRDRVTFAMMVVLPIIQLALFGFAINTDPKHLPTAVVAYDESEFTRTFLSSLQTSEYFELDPQFDTAEKAQTALKQGKVQFIFTIPPDFTQKLLRGEKPSMLLEADATDPVTITIALASIEGISKQVLQKDLTGSLSTLWSQKEPFDVRIHRLYNPNGINQYNIIPGLMGTIMTMTLTMMTALAITREREHGTMENLLATPARPLEIMTGKIIPYVFIGLVQATIILFASHFVFGVPFNGSILLVYTVALLFIAVNLTIGITISSLARNMLQALQLTIFYFLPSILLSGFMFPFSGMPIWAQHIGQLLPLTYFNRLIRGIILKDNDLFMLWPNIWPLMIIGVIMMTLAVKFYKKTLD; from the coding sequence ATGAGCTTTAGTCTCAATCGCTGGTGGGCGATCGTCCTCAAAGAGTTTTTGCAGCTCAAACGCGACCGCGTCACGTTTGCCATGATGGTAGTCTTGCCTATCATACAGCTTGCCCTTTTCGGTTTTGCGATCAATACCGATCCGAAACATCTCCCGACCGCCGTCGTCGCCTATGATGAGAGTGAATTTACCCGCACGTTTCTCTCTTCCCTGCAGACATCGGAATATTTTGAACTCGATCCGCAGTTCGATACCGCCGAAAAAGCACAAACGGCATTAAAACAGGGGAAAGTGCAGTTTATCTTTACGATCCCGCCCGATTTTACCCAGAAGCTTTTACGAGGCGAAAAGCCCTCCATGCTTCTCGAAGCCGATGCGACCGATCCCGTCACGATCACGATCGCGTTGGCATCCATCGAGGGAATTTCCAAACAGGTTCTACAAAAAGATTTGACAGGAAGCCTCTCAACGCTATGGAGTCAAAAAGAGCCGTTCGATGTACGAATCCACCGCCTCTACAATCCTAACGGCATCAATCAGTACAATATCATCCCAGGACTCATGGGAACCATTATGACGATGACGCTGACCATGATGACGGCACTGGCCATCACCCGTGAGCGCGAACACGGAACGATGGAAAATCTCCTCGCCACTCCCGCACGTCCGTTGGAGATCATGACAGGAAAAATCATCCCCTATGTCTTTATCGGGCTTGTTCAGGCCACCATCATTTTATTTGCGTCCCATTTTGTCTTCGGTGTTCCGTTCAACGGTTCGATTCTCCTGGTCTATACCGTTGCACTCCTCTTTATCGCCGTCAATCTCACCATCGGTATCACGATCTCCTCTTTGGCGCGAAACATGCTGCAGGCGCTGCAGCTCACCATTTTCTATTTTCTCCCCAGTATTCTCCTCTCCGGGTTCATGTTCCCCTTCTCGGGAATGCCGATATGGGCCCAGCACATAGGGCAGCTGCTTCCCCTCACCTATTTTAACCGTCTTATTCGGGGGATTATCCTCAAAGACAACGATCTCTTTATGCTGTGGCCTAATATTTGGCCGTTAATGATCATAGGGGTGATTATGATGACACTGGCAGTCAAATTTTACAAAAAGACCCTCGATTAG